The DNA segment TTAAACATCTTACATTTTGGTCAGTTAACAAACGTAATCCAATACAATACCAATTAGTTTATGACAAAATTTAAAACCATTTGGCACATGCTATAAAGACATTCTTCCTTAAGGGGTGAAACACATGTTTGAACAGGTACAAGCTGAGGAAACAGGACCAAAATAGCATTGTTGTTACCAGATGCGCAGGACAGGGTTTGCTCTCCCCTCAGACCCCAGCGGCGTGTGTGGGTGTGCTCGGCTGGTTAAGGCCGATGGTCGAACAGAGCCACCCCGCAAAATCCACCTCCTCTGCTTCAGATCTCTTAATGAAAGCGTGAATCTGAGCACAGGAGAAAGAATATTATTATCCCGGCGCTCAACCCGTGAAATCATGATTTTGAATAACACGAACTACCATAAATGTGGTTTTATCTTCAGTATTCAAGGTAGCTAGAACATTTGGCAAGCCACGTGAAGTGACCAGGAGAGCTTTGCTGCAGGATTACGGAAATAACCGGTAGATGAAATGTAGACATCTCGAAGTATTCCAGAAGAATGCTGCCTACACAGCGCCTACTGCGGAACACTTACACCTCGGGATGTGATAAGGATGTGACTCAGCCACTGGAGATAATACTCTGGAAAATATCTGCCTGTGTACAGAAAGGCTTTTTGTAACAGCAAGAGCCTGATGGTATTTTGCACCCTTAAGTCCTAACATTATACTTAAGACTGTTAAAAGATCCACTGAAATTGGTAAGGTCATTTCAcgcagaaaaaaacccccacaacttgGGATTTGTTTCTATCTAGTAGTTCTACAGGTTTTACAAggtaaaactgattttaaaaaaaggcaaatttgtgTTTCACAAAAGATTTTTAACTGGTCCATAAGGTACGTGCAATTTTATTCTTTTGTTGATAATAAAGTATATAGATGATTAATAAACCAGAGAAAGAGAGAGCTCTTTGGCTAATTAATTTAATAGCATTAGGTCATATACTCATTGTAATTATCAAGTGGCAGACTCCAAAAACCACCAGCTTGCTTCTCCTTGccagtccctgtcccagcagcccCTCCTCAACCTGTCTGAGCTGCTTCTGTCAAGGGCCACAAACTGCACCCTGGGCCATGTGCTCTGTGCATCTTGGGTCAGCTGAGGGACCCAACCTGCACAGAAAAGTGCTCTTAGTTCAAGTTAAGAACTTCCACTTACCATCAGCTGCTTCAAATCAGCTCTCTCAGCAGGGTTTTTAATTAAACTAGGAAAACAGAAAGCGTTACACAAATTACACActattatcttttaaaataaagatcaAGTTACATCAATGTTGGTCGACTGCTTTGGTCCCAAGAAGATGCCACTCCAGATAAGAGCACTGGGTAATGAAGCGCCTCCAAACATAGATCTGGGTCTGAAAACAATTCCCTTCTGTAGGTCTCACAACTCTGGTTTTAGGTATGAAATCCTGAGTTGTGTGATTGGGTTCAATGGGGGCAGGAGTGAGTGTCTCTAACCAAACTGGAGAAATcaaattctcatttaaaaaaaacaacctcaacaACGTGAACCACTTTATCTCTCAAGTTTCTTTCACTCAAGTATTCCCAGGCTCAAGCACACTGATTGTGTTACTGTTCTTCCTTTTGGAAACGATAAATATACCTACACAGCTTTTAATAAACAAACTATCTAAACTGGAATGAACTGCCTCCTTTGGCACTAAATACACTGGTTCAGTGCAGGTGTCACTGAAGTGCAATTGGAAAAGGAAATACATGAGAGAACAACTGCTGGGATGAAGCTGTTATTTTAGTGAAgcactgggaaagaaaaaagcatCTGGAGCCTGCAAAGACTTCAGCATCAGATGGAGTGGTCAGTGCAGAATGCTGGAAAGGTTACTCTGAAAAGTGAGGGTAGTCCTTTATAAATGTCTGTGTGATCGGAGTCCCCACATACTTCAACGCTCAGGAAGCACTAATCACTAATTTAAGTTGCACCCAGCAGCAGAGATTGTATCTAAAAGGGGAACATCTCTCAGCTCTGGGGTTCTCTTGGGATGCACATGTTGTCATCTGGTGTCTGTAAAATGAGCTTTAGGCACATTAACAGTCAGAGAAACAGGATTATGCTGATTGAAATTACATTTGCTATGGCCTACAAGTAGGGACTCTGATTACCAAGTTATTGATACAGCAAGACAACCAGGCTGATCCCAAATGTGTTCCTCTGTAACCTAGCCACAGGGAAAATACTCACCATTTGTTAACAAAATCTTGAAATTCAGAACCAAAAACACCACTGGGCAGTTTTGGAGGtggctataaataaataaatagaaaaataagcaGTCATTCAGCATAACTAATATATGATTATGCAAAATCTACCAACCACATGTCCTCTATCTGGGTAAAGCTGAGAACCCTCAGCACTGCCCAGGCCTCCTTCCAAAGCTGAGCTCTGAAACAAATGCCAGGCAGACTTCAGCTTCCAACCACATCGATAAAGGATGTGCTGTCCTATGTTTCATAAAAGTAAAGATGCTGAGCTTATCACTCACTAGTTTTTGTTATTGCCCTCACAGCTGCTGGTTTTTAGGTGTTTCAATCATAAATCAGACCAGAGTTTCTATGGTGTGGGGTGGTTTTTtctgggttggttggtttcttttcttttttttcttcttcttctataCACACACCTGAATGTGGTTATCACAGCCTTGAGTTGTCATTAACGAGGGCTCAGCACAGCTGgcagtaattatcagttattCTCCTCACTACTGATCTTCACTTTGGGGAAGAGAATATGCCCTGCACATCACTAGTTCCATAATCCTTTGGTTCTAAATATTCTGTCCCAGGGAACGAGTTTATTCAGGTTCTGAACTCAAATAACTCCAATAATTACAGAAGAGGTACCATATAAAACCTGCATCTTATTGTCTTGTTCTCCATGACATCTGCTATGGGATGAGAGTTAAGTTTTTATTCTTACACCAAAGGTCCTGTGAGCACTTAACCCTGTAAACACGTCACCCAAGTATGCATTCAGTTATTCCCTGGTGTAACTTTGTTGGATGTAGCAGCTGCCACCAACTGCTTGTGCTGCAGAGGGGGCAGCAGATAATTCACCAAATTCTCAACTACTGCAGCTTTTTATCCAAATCAACTGCCCTCAGGGATGCTACAGGAGCAGGACCACAGCATCTTAAATAATCCAACACTAACTCTATTCAAAGTTAGTGCTGTCACATTAAAGTGTTACATAATATGCAAAACAGGTTTAATGTGAGAGGAGAATTGTGCATGCAGACGAGGAACAGAAGCAATTTATCAGTACATGTACAGTAGCATAAGCAATGCTCATCTTTGCAGGGCCCTAGGCACCAACTGTGCTTTTTAAATACATGTCTCAGACACTTTTTGTAAGTTATTCACCTGGAACAATTATGTTATCCAGCTGTTACAAATTATAGCCAACAtgagcatgcttttttttttttgaagggcaCAGGCAGTGGAGTCACAGGAGTTTCAGTAGCACTTGTGAAAATAATGGAAACAGATTATCAATTCTAAAATACGAATCTCTATTAACTAGCCTTGTAGGTTAGCTATTTGAAAGATACAGTATTATAAACTAAGCTGTTCATAAGACTAAAacgaaataaatttaaaaaatagttttatacGTTTGCTATTAACTGTCCTAACAGGTTACAtaatgcaggctggaaaacacatAAATCTACTTAAACAATGCAGAGAATTGAACTAGAATATTCCTGGGAATAATTTAAAATCAAGCCAACACAAATATCAGAAAGACAGGTCTGTCACACTGGAGCAGTAAGAGATCAGAAGCCCTGGcttatcctaacactaaccccacaCACCCTCAAATTCTGGaatgctttaaaaatttacaGTTGTATTAGTACAAGTGCAAAGAGTCGATTACCTCATTGACGATGTAATCAAGAAGTTCAAAGATGGCCATAGGGGGTCTGCTGTCTGGTCCGTAGGCTAAGAATAAATTGCAGAAGTGGAAAAACAGAGTGTTACGCTCCTTCTGTGGCGGGAGGGGGTTAAGAAGCTAAGTCATACACACTATTCTTACACTGCATCTAGTGGATTtatggggacaaaaaaaaaaaaagtggaagagcAACAGGGTAATACTTTCACACAAGGAGACATTGTTTTCAGGTCTGACCCAAGCCATTAACTTCACTGGGATCTTAGTGGTGCTCACTTATGACCAAAAGCATCTCTGGTCCGTGATTCTCAGGTACCTCCTCACACTGAGACTGAGCCACGTGCCAACACACATAATCCTGGTATTTTTTCAAGTTCAGAGCCACACTATGCAGACCAGTATCGGGTAAGGGAAACCTTTAAGCTCGTGGAGAAGAGTACCAGAGAAGAATTTAATGGGTTGTTGTAACTTACAGCTCACTGGCCGCCCTGGTGTCCTTTGCCTGGGCGaggtctctgtgactggagaaTCCCCCTCGACTGGGCAGCCAAACATTAACTCAAGCTCCTTGGAGTCCGGAGGAGGAATCGGGTACCTGCCAATGGCCATTTCCACCAGGGACAGCCCCATACTCCAAATATCCGATTGTACTGAATAATGAGTTCCCTGCAGTCTTTCCGGCTACAcgtacaaaaacaaaaaatagggAGGAAAGACAGCATtgtaacaagaaagaaaaatactgcatTCTGCAATAGCCTGCATAAAAACAATGGATGAAACCCCAACTTATCAGTATGACACGTTCCAATGAGTGACTTATTAATCTTCTTTAATAATCTCATCCGGAGTTCCAGAAGTTCCACAAACATTCCATAACACCACTGCAAATAACTTTGAGACTCTTTAAAAATGATGCTATTTGTGttgctgttttatttctttatcatCATATCTAAGTGTTACAACTATTAATGATGATGGGATAATTAAAGAGCAAGAAAGCTAAACTAGTATGGGCATCTGAAGATTCCCTGAGAGGCTGGTCTTGGTTTGCTGCTTTAGGAAGGAGAGGAAAGGTAATTTTATTGATTCTACATGGGTCCAAAAGTGCCCTGGGCCTCCAGAAATAATCCTGTGGTCTGTGACACTTCTCAGCTGACACCATTCTGATCGCTCCCTATAGCGGAAACGCTTCTATGCAAGGACTGTTATATACGTGCATGTGGCAGATTTAGATTGATATTCAATTTCTAAAACTGTTCAGGTCTATAATCCACTGAAATGATAATATAATTCAGTTGGTATGTTATGTTTAAGTAGTATGCAGGGCACAGACCTTTCCTGGAGATATAATGATTGAAATAGATATAGATACATATACACAAGATAGTAAGATAGACTTAAGCTGCCAGCTTAATCACTCGCACATTATGGTctgacaaacaaaaatacaatagGCTTAAATTTTTCgtagaaaaaacaaaactggaaagcacAGGCTAATGTAAATATTACAAAAATGTGTGCAGGTAAGGCAAACTCtgctaaaaatatattttgtattatctttAGGAGACTCAAACAGTGGCCAGATACTTAGGGTGGAGTTCTTCAGTCAGTTGAATCATTATTAAAAACTGTTGGATATTCCAGTCAGATTGCTCCAAAGATCCTCTGTTTTCACCAGCGTACCCATCTGCTGTTTCTGCCTGAAGAGCTACAACATAAAATTAGTCCTTAACTAAttctttttgcttcatttttccaCTTGCTTTATCACTACCATGTTGAGTGCTGAACGTGGTTTCTTTAATTTCAATAAAGTATCAATCTGGATAATCCTTGGATCCATTTTTATTAAGACCTCTTAAATAAAATGTTCGATTtgcttatttcttctcttttaaaaatcaaGCTCATATTTTACCAGAGTGGTGCACATTCTTGCCTGACTATATGGATACTttggaaaaaatacatatgtaattTGAAACATTATCATAGATTGTAAGAATGCAGTATGACTGTAAAGCCTCTTCCCTCTGCCATAATGGGTGATAGACTTATTAAATTAGTTTTTAACATTTACTGAAATTATATTTGAGCTTTCTCCAGTGTCCAACCTCAGCTGATGACAGGAAGCAAAGCTAAATCTCAGTCTGTTAAAACAGTAAATCGAAGAAAACTGAAAGCGGATGGCACTTTGCTCTCTTTCCTTCTACTTGAAGAAAGGATGAGCCAATAGTATGTCAAGGGCTCAGAAGAGATAGAGCTGCGATTTTGGTTTTTTGCTAATTAGCAACGGCCTCTTGATGTATGTGGGAACACAAGCCACAGTTTTATTTCAAGTATGTTACCAacattaagtgaaaaaaaaaaattaaaaaataacactgCCTTCGATGTTGAAACGCAGGTCGCATGCTGAGCCGAAAGCAGCATTATTATGCTTTTCTCCTTTAAGTTTAAGCCCACACAGTTTCAGTCCTACAGCAGGATCTCTGAGCACTCTGATTGTAGGAGTTAATTGCCTGTATGCTGAACGAGGCGAGTACATGAGAATAAAAGACCTGTTATTTCCATTAGCTGTGACTTTCACATAATGCAAAGAGCTCATCTGAAGTGCGAGTTTCAAGGTATTCCTCATTCAGAGGAATAAAGAACACCCTGTCACTAGTCTCGGCTTAGCTGCCACGCCTTGCCCGCAGCAGCCGCTCGTGTTTTCTCTTGCTGCTGCAGCCGCGGTGGGTTCTCAGGAGCGACACGATCACGAGCGATGCAGTCACTCACCTGAGAGACTGCAGCAAAATGCTGGAGTGGAAAGAGAACAACACTTactaaagaaaacaaactgtAAATACCGGGCTTTTCTGGAGACCCACATATACATGCATTAACAACCTGGATTCTGTAATGTAGATGCAATTGCATCTCTTTTGTAGCGTTATAAAATATTCCAAGTTGCTCGGTTTTTCTTGCAAGACTacttcccccccgcccctccaCGATCTGATACTGGAATATTCCCGGAATGCAGGAAGCACTGAACTATGAACAGTAGTGGAAACAGCAATAGTTGGTTTCTTATTTTGTTACTGGAATTGTGATGACTTTCCCATAAAGTACAGTAAACTCAAAACTATAAAATCTGTACTTACAGACATGTAGGAGCGTGTGCCAACAAATGAGTTTGCCATAGAATCTATCAGTTGTCCACTGACACCAAAATCACACAGCTTGATTTCACCTCTGGAGTTTACCAAAATGTTAGATGGCTTAACATCTGGAAAAAAGTGAATtagttatttatatttataatagACAAAATGGGAAAACTGACAATGAAACCAACACGAAAGGTCAGAGTTTGCAGGTGTCTCCTTTTGTTTCCCTTCTAACTATGATATAATTCAACCCCTTCTCTGGGAACACTCAGAGACCTGGTTCCCTACCCAGGCCCATTTCACAGGCACTCTATTTAAATACAGATAAATgaaaatcatttttttaaattagaagtgCAAAAAAGTTGTTAGTTTTAAGATTCAGTTTCACCCTGTTTCCTGGCCTTCAAATATTAAGTTTGGGTATCTACATCCTCCTTGTAATGACTAACATTTGAGATCATTGAAAGTGTGTGTCAGTGTATTTCCTCTTTGATGTTCGTTTGCTCAGAAATAATCAATAACGAGGCCCTACATATTTATTTTACAAAGCTTAATGAACTAAGGCAGCCACACCGTCATCGTAACTTGGCCTTTGCACGTAAATAACCAGAAATCATCCTATAGCAAAACAGCTCTCAAGCGTGTTCTTgctcttctgggttttgtttggtttttattttattttgttggagGGGGGTGGccttgttgttggttggttgctgAGTTTAAGAGttctgaaaaaataattctgCTATTGACATGCTGCATTTAAAATACTTGGAGATTGTTTACCTGTGATAGAACCCCCTTATGATTTTGCATTCATCACTTTTTCTAAATGGAAATTTAATAAGGGTCACTGGTAGCTAAGCAACTAATAACAGCTATTTGAGAATGCAAAGGTACAGAGAACAATTGTTTAGCATTTCTTTTATAGCTGTAAGACTTTTTTTAACGTATCTTGTGGCTTAGCTGGTCATTACTAATGCATTATCGGGACAAGTAACGACAACTCACAGCTGCAAAGTAATGCTACAGAACAAAGGGGACTGTAAATTGGTTCTGAGGAAAGAGAGCAGCTCAGCCTGTCAGAATTTCACTTTAGACTCCGCTATTCAGAAGCACATCCAGCAGTCTAGAGTCTGTAGcatattttcatttgcttttcactTTTAAACATGGATAATTCCAGGTAGTTTCCATTTCAGTGACTGTGGAACTGATCTTAGTTCGTGATGTCAAGAGGATGTCACTGGAAACATGATACTGATGTGACTCCTTCCCACTGGAAAGAGATCCCCATGCAGGTGATGCCCCACTGAAAAACATCCATAGAGACTGGAAATGAAGACAAAATGCTATTTTAGCTGtttctccccccagcccccttttaaagaagaaaacaaaacttgaGTGAAATTATCTACTTCTGGAAATTGCAGCTGCATTTTCTGGTTCCTGACATCACCGTATTAGGAAAGGGAAGCTCTCCAGGCACACTGGAAAAAACGTTTTGTAACGATTTGTGTCTACACAAGTTCTTCCAGGCTCAGTGGCAGGACAGCAAGTCTACAGCTTGTCCAGTTTGCTTGAAGCGAGTATCAGCCCCCAAAAACCCACCCAGAGATCAACAGGAACCACCCCTTGGGCCTGAGGACATTTTCCTCCTCCCATAGAGAAAATCCCAGCTGCTTTCCCAGGTAGAGTCTTCCTCCTTATGAAGGGGGAAGAATATGGGCAGGTATTTTGTAGGTAGTACTTTGAATTTTCCACCCCTAGGAAAGTAACTGGCTTATAAACATTGGTCTCCTCAATAGATTCTCCTCCTATAAGAGCAGCAGAGGTTCTGGGCAGTTTGTGGAGCTGTTTACCAGGAGCAAAGAGAATGCTGCACACCGGTTAACTGAGCAGAGTTTCAGTACAGTGAGGTTTCAGAGGCCTCCTGGGCAGACAGCTGAACTTTCTGCAAGTTCTGCCTCCTTTGTGTGAGTTTCAACTACTTGTAGAGAGCTCACCACAAGTACACTTTGCAACTAAAAGGAATAGGAGCTTGACCTTTCAGTTTAAAATTCCAGcagggaaaaccaaaaccaaaccaactaaacaaacaaacaaaatcaaagaacaagcagatggtgCAGTGAGTCAGGCAGCAGAGATCAGAGATTCCCGGCTACACAGGAATCTGCACCTAAATTCTGTGTAAAAATGCAAGGTGGAAAAAACTATGTTTGCAAAATATGCTGGAAGGACTGCAGAGCCTGAACAAATTATAGGTATGGCCCCTGGATCAGTACTGCTTATCTGTGCACGTCTACTAGTTCAACTCAGAACAAAGACATAAATCCTCGCTTATCTCTACAGCTCATGAATACTTCATGTTCATAATTAAATGGCAAAAACCAACATTAGCATTCCACTGTCAGTGAACAGAATGACATTCTCTTTATAAGCATCTTCCATGATCTAGAATCCACCTGGTCTCTCAAAGACTTTGCTTGTATCTTCAGTGTTTCTCTAGCTGATAATCCCACACTTTACCTTTCTTACAATAACACAGCAAATCATTGCTCCTCGCTGGAGATTTATATAAAATTTGCCTTTCCCTGAGCATTCTCATTTTCCTTGCAAGGCACCCAGTGTGATCAGAGTGCCatgtctggaaagctgctgtctttCTGCCCCTCTAAATGTAGCACACTACGCTATTTTAATTCCAGAGTGCCTGAGCGCTTCAGCAGTTTCTCTGGAAACTAGAGGTTTGTGTTGCCAAACGGCACAGGAACACCAAGGCATCCTTCAAAATACACGCACTAACTTGCAAGAGATGAACAAATCTAGGGAGGAAGACCAAGTGTGCTACATCCGTGAAGTATTtcagttttaaagaaaatgaaaggatatTTCAAATATCATCCCAGACAACCCTGAAACAGCTGTGCGATTCTAGAGAAGTCCTCAGCCAGCCCAGAGGGACGGATACATGACACTGAGAAAGGAGCTAATTAATAAAAAGAAGTTTCCAGGACTTACAGGAACTTCTGTAAGAGCTGGGCCTCCTCTGCCCAAGCTCTGCTCTCTGAAACCAAGGTGGCCCTGGACATTATCACAACACCATAAGGCAAGAATTTCTTCCGTGTGGAGGTTACCGAGTTGCCAGAGATTTGAGAACATATTTGTCTTGCAGCACATTATTGGCACCCTCCAATTCTGATTTCCTGAGGTGGGATctcatgagaagactccaggaacCAACACCAGAACAGACCATTGAGAGCATCCCTGCTCTGTGGCACCTCCTGCCCTGGATGCAACTGCAGCTCAAGCACCTCACAAAGCATTTTCTATGCAAGAGGAGA comes from the Patagioenas fasciata isolate bPatFas1 chromosome 12, bPatFas1.hap1, whole genome shotgun sequence genome and includes:
- the MAP2K1 gene encoding dual specificity mitogen-activated protein kinase kinase 1; translation: MPKKKPGPIQLNPTPDGSTVNGTSSAETNLEALQKKLEELELDEQQRKRLEAFLTQKQKVGELKDDDFEKISELGAGNGGVVFKVSHKPSGLIMARKLIHLEIKPAIRNQIIRELQVLHECNSPYIVGFYGAFYSDGEISICMEHMDGGSLDQVLKKAGRIPEQILGKVSIAVIKGLTYLREKHKIMHRDVKPSNILVNSRGEIKLCDFGVSGQLIDSMANSFVGTRSYMSPERLQGTHYSVQSDIWSMGLSLVEMAIGRYPIPPPDSKELELMFGCPVEGDSPVTETSPRQRTPGRPVSSYGPDSRPPMAIFELLDYIVNEPPPKLPSGVFGSEFQDFVNKCLIKNPAERADLKQLMIHAFIKRSEAEEVDFAGWLCSTIGLNQPSTPTHAAGV